In Candidatus Mycalebacterium zealandia, one DNA window encodes the following:
- the pckA gene encoding phosphoenolpyruvate carboxykinase (ATP), with amino-acid sequence MATRSKTKSPANFLAPNGVQTSGRVFANLTVPELYEEALRRKEAFLATGGGLVAYTGKHTGRSPLDRFIVRDSYTEKSVNWGKVNQSISPTKFDALYKKAAKYLSKKDVFVRDLAVCSHPKYRSSVRVINEFAWHNIFVNNLFVRSPKPSGKKTDFTVLCVPGCKANPGKDGTNSETFVILNLKKKIALIGGTQYAGEMKKSIFTMLNFLLPDKGVFPMHCSANVGKKGDSALFFGLSGTGKTTLSADPERKLIGDDEHGWFTGGVFNFEGGCYAKAIRLNPETEPEIYSASMRFGSILENVEIDERNREIDFNSSKHTENTRVAYEIDALPGIVESGFGKTPKNIFMLTYDAFGVLPPISKLTSKQAMEFFLLGYTAKVAGTERGVNEPQTTFSSCFGAPFLPRAPHFYAKMLEDRMKKSGAKVWLLNTGISGGPYGIGKRMPLPQTRALVRAALDGTLGKGGFLEVPVFGLKVPKICPKVPSKLLQPRKCWKSPREYDKKATELKDKFAHELLKFK; translated from the coding sequence ATGGCAACAAGAAGCAAAACAAAATCTCCGGCAAATTTCCTTGCGCCGAACGGTGTTCAAACCTCCGGGCGCGTGTTTGCGAACTTGACTGTTCCCGAACTTTACGAGGAGGCGCTTCGCAGAAAAGAAGCCTTTCTCGCAACCGGCGGCGGACTTGTCGCCTACACTGGAAAGCACACCGGGCGTTCTCCTCTTGACCGCTTTATTGTAAGAGATTCATATACGGAAAAATCCGTAAACTGGGGCAAAGTCAATCAGTCCATCAGCCCCACAAAGTTTGACGCGCTCTACAAGAAAGCCGCCAAATACCTGTCAAAAAAAGATGTTTTCGTGCGAGACCTTGCGGTCTGTTCTCATCCTAAATACCGTTCTTCAGTCAGGGTTATAAATGAATTCGCGTGGCACAACATCTTTGTAAACAACCTGTTTGTCAGATCCCCAAAACCTTCAGGCAAAAAAACGGACTTTACGGTTCTTTGTGTGCCCGGATGCAAGGCTAATCCCGGAAAGGATGGCACGAATTCTGAAACCTTTGTGATTCTAAATCTTAAAAAGAAAATCGCGCTAATCGGCGGAACTCAATATGCCGGAGAGATGAAGAAATCCATTTTCACGATGCTTAACTTTCTGCTTCCCGACAAGGGCGTATTTCCGATGCATTGCTCGGCCAATGTAGGGAAAAAGGGTGATTCAGCGCTTTTTTTCGGACTTTCGGGAACCGGGAAGACAACTCTTTCCGCCGACCCCGAACGCAAACTGATAGGAGACGATGAGCACGGCTGGTTTACCGGAGGAGTTTTCAATTTTGAAGGCGGATGTTACGCCAAAGCAATACGGCTCAATCCCGAAACTGAGCCCGAAATTTACTCGGCCTCCATGCGTTTCGGCTCAATCCTTGAAAATGTTGAGATTGACGAGAGGAACCGCGAGATTGATTTCAACAGTTCCAAACACACTGAAAACACAAGGGTTGCCTACGAGATAGACGCTCTGCCCGGAATCGTGGAGAGCGGATTCGGAAAGACTCCGAAAAATATTTTTATGCTCACATACGATGCGTTTGGCGTTCTTCCTCCAATCTCAAAACTGACTTCAAAACAGGCGATGGAGTTTTTCCTACTCGGATACACGGCGAAGGTTGCCGGAACCGAGCGTGGCGTTAACGAACCGCAGACAACTTTCAGTTCCTGTTTCGGTGCGCCGTTTCTGCCGCGCGCTCCTCATTTCTATGCGAAGATGTTGGAAGACAGAATGAAAAAATCCGGCGCGAAAGTATGGCTTCTGAATACGGGCATTTCCGGTGGCCCCTACGGAATCGGTAAAAGAATGCCGTTGCCGCAGACAAGGGCTCTGGTTAGAGCCGCGCTTGACGGCACACTTGGAAAAGGCGGTTTTCTTGAAGTTCCGGTTTTTGGTCTCAAAGTTCCCAAAATATGTCCAAAGGTTCCTTCAAAACTGCTCCAACCCAGAAAATGTTGGAAGAGTCCGAGGGAGTATGACAAAAAAGCGACGGAACTCAAAGACAAATTTGCACATGAATTGCTCAAGTTTAAATAG
- a CDS encoding trypsin-like serine protease, with the protein MTKKRRNSKTNLHMNCSSLNSFTSGGGFRFFTQFRQNFSVRALVFFVIPVFLLSIFPLHGALARDDSSIKKSVVRIHVQKTIPSYKQPWIVNKPSSHFGSGCIISRSHILTSAHVVSHAAFIHVSKFGDPNKYTADLLFISHEADLAILTVKKREFFEDTKPVQIRRNLVHTQDEVAVYGFPIGGETLSVTRGIVSRVEHEIYSHSVYQLLMSQVDAPINPGNSGGPVIVKGELVGIVIQALHRGRSENIGYMAPAPVIDHFLDDIKDGSYDGFPVLGIVAQIAQNPDLRKKKLVSDQGGGVLVTYVVPGSPADDGILKGDILLTVDGVEIFSDGTVNFRGDERTNFSYLVDSRQIGEEITVEVLRDGRKMEFEISLTKGGDALRLVNSNYTVPSYYILAGCVFSPLTFNYLREWGRRWLLEAPSELLSKLSHNVKRFPGEEVVILIRVLPSEINYGYHETRNWIVSKVNGTKIENMKHLVKVVESKIASEKFITFENPHGEQIVFSSGKAKQSGAPLLSTYQIPKDRSPDLVVPIFESIGL; encoded by the coding sequence ATGACAAAAAAGCGACGGAACTCAAAGACAAATTTGCACATGAATTGCTCAAGTTTAAATAGTTTTACATCCGGTGGCGGGTTCCGGTTTTTCACACAATTTCGGCAAAATTTTTCTGTTCGCGCATTGGTTTTCTTTGTAATACCTGTTTTTCTTCTTTCAATATTTCCCCTTCACGGCGCGCTGGCGCGAGACGATTCTTCAATAAAGAAATCGGTTGTGCGGATTCATGTTCAAAAAACAATTCCGTCTTATAAACAGCCGTGGATAGTCAATAAACCTTCTTCGCATTTCGGCTCCGGCTGCATAATTTCGCGTTCTCATATTCTGACAAGCGCGCACGTGGTTTCGCATGCCGCGTTTATCCACGTGAGCAAATTCGGCGACCCTAACAAATACACCGCTGACTTGCTTTTCATCTCTCATGAAGCCGATTTGGCGATTCTTACCGTCAAAAAAAGAGAGTTTTTTGAAGACACAAAGCCAGTGCAAATAAGACGCAACCTTGTTCACACTCAGGACGAAGTGGCGGTTTACGGGTTTCCCATAGGCGGCGAGACTTTGAGCGTTACGCGTGGAATTGTGTCGCGCGTGGAGCATGAAATTTACTCTCACAGCGTTTACCAGCTTCTTATGTCGCAAGTAGATGCTCCAATCAATCCCGGCAACAGCGGCGGCCCCGTTATTGTCAAGGGAGAGCTTGTGGGAATTGTAATTCAGGCGCTACACAGGGGCAGGTCTGAAAACATCGGATACATGGCTCCCGCGCCGGTGATAGACCATTTTCTTGACGACATCAAAGACGGCTCATACGATGGATTTCCCGTTCTTGGAATAGTCGCGCAGATTGCACAGAATCCGGACTTGAGGAAGAAAAAACTTGTTTCCGATCAGGGCGGCGGAGTTCTTGTAACATATGTGGTCCCCGGCTCTCCGGCTGATGACGGAATTCTCAAAGGCGACATTCTTCTGACTGTTGACGGCGTGGAGATATTTTCTGACGGCACGGTGAATTTCAGGGGCGATGAGCGGACAAATTTTTCATATCTGGTTGATTCCCGCCAGATAGGTGAAGAAATCACGGTTGAGGTTTTAAGGGACGGCAGGAAGATGGAGTTTGAAATTTCGCTCACAAAAGGCGGCGACGCTCTGCGTCTTGTCAATTCAAACTACACCGTTCCGAGTTATTACATATTAGCCGGATGCGTGTTTTCCCCTCTCACCTTCAACTATTTGAGAGAGTGGGGGCGGCGCTGGCTTCTGGAGGCGCCGAGCGAACTGCTTTCAAAACTCAGCCATAACGTGAAGCGGTTTCCGGGAGAAGAGGTCGTAATTCTGATACGGGTTCTCCCGTCCGAGATTAATTACGGTTATCACGAAACCCGGAACTGGATAGTGAGCAAAGTAAACGGAACAAAGATAGAAAATATGAAGCATCTGGTAAAGGTTGTTGAGTCCAAAATCGCGAGTGAGAAATTTATAACTTTTGAAAATCCCCACGGTGAGCAGATTGTTTTTTCGTCCGGAAAAGCTAAGCAAAGCGGAGCACCGTTGCTCTCCACTTACCAGATTCCAAAAGACAGGTCGCCCGACCTTGTTGTTCCCATTTTTGAGTCCATCGGGCTTTAG
- a CDS encoding aspartate ammonia-lyase, with the protein MKTKTRIESDSMGKMRVPAGAYYGAQTARAVENFPVSGTTLPRSFTSAVGIIKSAAAQTNMELGLLGKRAGKAIVSAAGEVVNGKLDAHFVVDVFQTGSGTSTNMNANEVIANRANEILGGKIGDKSPVHPNDHVNMGQSSNDVIPSATHISTLIEIHEKLLPALAKLEKSLARKSRAFSSVVKIGRTHLQDATPVTLGQEFGGYAAMISQRTRDIKHSCEGLRELALGGTAVGTGINTHKKFGLKTAARISRLAGTRFVEAKNHFEAQSGRDAVVQMSGSLKTLATSLMKISNDIRWLGSGPRCGFGEIDVPAVQPGSSIMPGKVNPVMAESLTQVCAQVIGNDSAITVGGQSGNFELNVMMPMMANNLLNSVSLLSNICEVFTEKCVDGIMANKEQCEESIEKSLAMCTSLAPVIGYDSAAAIAKEAYEKNKTVRETAEEKKILPKKELDSLLDARAMTGSASLRKK; encoded by the coding sequence ATGAAAACAAAAACAAGAATTGAATCCGACTCAATGGGAAAAATGCGGGTTCCCGCAGGCGCTTATTACGGGGCGCAAACGGCAAGAGCCGTTGAAAACTTCCCGGTAAGCGGCACAACTCTTCCGCGCTCATTCACCTCAGCGGTCGGAATCATAAAATCCGCCGCCGCTCAAACCAACATGGAGCTGGGCTTGCTTGGCAAACGCGCCGGCAAAGCTATTGTTTCCGCAGCGGGCGAGGTTGTGAACGGAAAACTGGACGCGCACTTCGTTGTGGACGTTTTTCAGACCGGTTCCGGAACCTCAACAAATATGAATGCCAACGAGGTTATAGCAAACAGAGCGAATGAGATTTTAGGCGGAAAAATCGGCGACAAATCGCCCGTTCACCCCAATGATCACGTAAACATGGGACAGTCAAGCAACGACGTTATACCTTCGGCAACTCACATCTCCACGCTGATTGAAATACACGAAAAACTCCTGCCCGCGCTCGCGAAACTTGAAAAATCCCTCGCGCGCAAATCGCGCGCCTTCTCGTCCGTTGTGAAGATAGGCAGAACTCATCTTCAGGATGCGACTCCGGTAACGCTGGGACAGGAATTCGGCGGATATGCCGCGATGATTTCGCAAAGAACGCGCGATATAAAACACTCATGCGAAGGGCTGAGAGAGCTCGCGCTTGGAGGCACAGCGGTCGGCACGGGAATCAACACGCACAAAAAATTCGGATTAAAAACGGCGGCGCGCATAAGCCGCCTCGCGGGAACACGTTTTGTTGAAGCGAAAAACCACTTTGAAGCCCAGAGCGGCAGAGACGCGGTTGTACAGATGAGCGGCTCGCTGAAAACTCTTGCAACGAGTTTGATGAAAATCTCAAACGATATCCGCTGGCTCGGAAGCGGGCCCCGTTGCGGTTTCGGAGAAATAGATGTTCCCGCCGTTCAGCCCGGTTCTTCAATAATGCCCGGCAAGGTCAATCCCGTGATGGCGGAATCACTCACTCAGGTGTGCGCTCAGGTAATCGGAAATGACTCCGCGATAACAGTGGGGGGGCAGAGCGGAAACTTTGAGCTCAACGTTATGATGCCCATGATGGCGAATAACCTTCTGAACTCGGTTTCCTTGCTTTCAAACATATGCGAAGTGTTCACGGAAAAATGCGTGGACGGCATAATGGCAAACAAAGAACAGTGCGAAGAAAGTATTGAAAAAAGTCTTGCGATGTGCACAAGCCTCGCGCCCGTAATTGGATACGACTCCGCGGCTGCCATAGCGAAAGAGGCGTATGAGAAAAACAAAACCGTGAGGGAAACGGCTGAAGAAAAAAAGATACTTCCAAAAAAAGAACTGGACTCCCTGCTTGATGCGCGCGCGATGACAGGGTCTGCGTCGCTCAGGAAAAAATGA
- the trxA gene encoding thioredoxin has product MSEDDVIELSDSAFESEVLQSDIPVLVDFWAPWCGPCKAIAPTVSQISRDFAGKIKVGKINVDENQQTSIQFGIRSIPTLLIFKDGKIVDQIIGAVSQTDLENSVNKAL; this is encoded by the coding sequence ATGTCCGAAGATGATGTAATTGAACTTAGTGATTCCGCTTTTGAGAGCGAGGTACTCCAAAGCGACATTCCGGTGCTTGTTGATTTCTGGGCTCCCTGGTGCGGACCGTGTAAGGCAATCGCGCCGACCGTGAGCCAAATCTCGCGTGATTTTGCGGGCAAAATCAAAGTGGGCAAAATCAACGTGGACGAAAATCAGCAAACTTCCATTCAGTTTGGAATACGCAGCATTCCCACATTGCTAATTTTCAAAGATGGTAAAATTGTTGACCAGATTATAGGAGCTGTTTCGCAGACGGACCTTGAAAATTCCGTCAACAAAGCGCTTTAA
- a CDS encoding GYD domain-containing protein, producing MAKYIMLSTLTDEGRKTVKMRPERIKEVNKEIEKMGAKVIAQYAVLGLYDFVNIIEAPDNETITRISIELGSRGTVQLLTLSAITIDSFEKQLS from the coding sequence ATGGCAAAATACATAATGCTGAGCACTCTCACGGACGAAGGGCGAAAAACCGTCAAGATGCGTCCCGAGAGAATCAAAGAGGTCAACAAAGAGATAGAAAAAATGGGCGCAAAAGTTATTGCGCAATACGCCGTGCTTGGACTGTACGATTTTGTCAACATCATTGAGGCTCCCGACAACGAAACTATAACGCGGATTTCAATTGAACTCGGCTCAAGAGGCACGGTTCAGTTGCTCACACTTTCCGCAATCACCATTGACAGTTTTGAGAAACAATTGTCTTAG
- a CDS encoding DUF3943 domain-containing protein, whose product MGRQGFENSFIRFIRNGKNSMTPGMKKCRVAALLLLSFALVLSPPATIAQSGENTSPAPRKIVSKQFLKDSGIYYGSIWAFRLFYVRNKNERIYKTSLSTWWDHISQAPQTDDGDEFLTNYVAHPFAGYVSYLYYNEMGYGFWGSALGSALQSTIFEYTVEGLVETPSLPDLISTPVLGAMFGFAASNISDFLIEKNNPTATFFAHLINPMRNFVKNGRVALINPLAGRFEYLQNFDISHVPWKDLAIEQNSPHSFYSALPRGYTGARLEVSGAQDSTGQIVLYNLKAEVPSNDYRKSLYVIFNQSGINNFHLPRDGYELSNFRLGAKYAFVKTPAYWLAVGFESHLPTIHKDNVGRLEQIKNLYRRDLPVYLRDSYAFTPFVGVGVSMGALSLETNAALTIVKKAEDFEGDESEKILKYGVSLSLALPINIAARVSAEFSGNRIISMKSGNKNNSYFTTGIRLGRFLSPSVALQIPVSGHDDNTVSQTVITEIQLRF is encoded by the coding sequence ATGGGAAGACAGGGTTTCGAAAATTCTTTTATTCGCTTCATCCGCAACGGAAAAAATTCAATGACTCCGGGCATGAAAAAATGCCGCGTTGCGGCTCTGCTGCTTCTGAGTTTTGCTCTTGTGCTTTCGCCACCGGCAACCATTGCGCAAAGCGGTGAAAACACGTCTCCCGCTCCAAGAAAAATCGTCAGCAAACAGTTTCTCAAAGACAGCGGGATTTACTACGGCTCAATATGGGCGTTCAGACTTTTTTACGTCCGCAACAAAAATGAGCGTATATACAAAACTTCGCTGTCAACATGGTGGGACCACATCTCTCAAGCGCCCCAAACCGATGATGGCGATGAGTTTTTAACAAACTATGTGGCTCATCCCTTCGCGGGGTATGTGTCTTACCTGTATTACAATGAAATGGGGTATGGATTCTGGGGTTCGGCGCTGGGCTCGGCGCTTCAAAGCACAATTTTTGAATACACGGTCGAGGGACTTGTTGAAACCCCTTCGCTTCCCGACCTCATTTCCACTCCCGTGCTCGGAGCGATGTTCGGTTTTGCGGCATCAAATATTTCAGATTTTCTGATTGAAAAAAACAACCCTACGGCGACCTTCTTCGCCCATCTCATCAACCCTATGAGAAACTTTGTGAAAAACGGACGGGTCGCACTGATAAATCCGCTGGCGGGGCGTTTCGAATATTTGCAGAATTTCGACATATCGCATGTGCCGTGGAAGGACCTTGCAATTGAACAAAACTCTCCGCACTCATTTTACTCCGCATTGCCAAGGGGATACACCGGGGCGCGGCTTGAAGTTTCCGGAGCGCAGGACTCAACCGGGCAAATAGTTCTCTACAACCTCAAGGCGGAGGTGCCGTCAAACGATTATCGCAAAAGCCTGTATGTGATATTCAACCAGTCGGGAATCAACAACTTTCACTTGCCCAGAGACGGCTATGAACTTTCAAACTTTCGGCTCGGTGCAAAATACGCGTTTGTGAAAACACCGGCGTATTGGCTGGCGGTGGGTTTTGAGTCTCATCTGCCGACAATCCACAAAGACAATGTGGGAAGGCTCGAACAAATCAAAAACCTTTACAGGCGCGACCTTCCGGTTTATCTGCGTGATTCCTACGCGTTTACGCCTTTTGTGGGCGTAGGCGTGAGTATGGGAGCGCTTTCACTTGAAACAAACGCCGCCTTAACTATTGTGAAAAAAGCGGAGGATTTTGAGGGTGATGAATCGGAAAAAATCCTGAAATACGGAGTCTCGCTGAGTTTGGCGCTTCCGATCAATATCGCGGCCCGGGTGTCCGCGGAATTTTCAGGAAACAGAATTATTTCGATGAAAAGCGGGAATAAAAACAACTCTTACTTCACAACGGGAATACGTCTGGGGCGTTTCCTTTCACCTTCGGTGGCTTTGCAAATTCCGGTTTCAGGACACGATGACAACACGGTGTCGCAAACGGTCATAACGGAAATTCAACTTCGCTTCTGA
- a CDS encoding glycosyltransferase has protein sequence MRKILNSPRICYIASPELFSRGAYGVHAMEMCKAFAKLGVEFEAVVPGSFETDKIFKCYGVEKPFNLKSLPFTKHKGRQLSHGLAAAFHAFSNRRNFDLVVTRNIICTSILTAMGIATVYDAHHPPVNTAARLLFKSFQNSRSLAAVSFNSEGLRRIYLRDGLAKEKTIVAHNGVETENFENRPPQASIRKQLNLPADKKIVCYCGNTYAGRGIESLLDIAKETKDAFFLIVGGRDEDNAPYIEAARKKALDNFVMKGFVPHTEVPAYLLASDLLVLPYTEHITIKGGINAAEFTSPMKLFEYMAAGKPIVATAIPSVADILKDGENCVMTAPGDTRGFGLAVRRCLDDEGFSEKIGSAARQKAGEYTWEDRVSKILLFASSATEKIQ, from the coding sequence ATGCGGAAAATTCTAAATTCACCCCGAATTTGCTACATAGCCAGCCCGGAACTTTTTTCCAGAGGCGCTTACGGGGTTCACGCAATGGAAATGTGCAAAGCGTTTGCCAAACTCGGGGTGGAGTTTGAAGCCGTTGTTCCGGGAAGTTTTGAGACGGATAAAATTTTTAAATGCTACGGTGTTGAAAAACCTTTCAATCTGAAATCCCTGCCTTTTACAAAACACAAGGGGCGACAACTTTCTCACGGACTTGCGGCGGCTTTCCACGCTTTTTCAAACAGGCGGAACTTTGATCTTGTTGTAACCCGGAACATAATCTGCACATCCATTCTCACCGCCATGGGAATTGCGACCGTTTATGACGCGCACCATCCGCCCGTCAACACCGCAGCGCGCCTGCTCTTCAAATCTTTTCAAAATTCGCGCTCGCTCGCAGCGGTTTCGTTCAACAGCGAGGGATTGCGGCGCATATACCTGCGGGACGGACTTGCGAAAGAAAAAACCATTGTCGCTCATAACGGGGTTGAAACGGAGAATTTTGAAAACCGCCCGCCTCAAGCGAGTATAAGAAAACAGTTGAATCTTCCGGCGGATAAAAAAATTGTGTGTTACTGCGGAAACACATACGCAGGCAGAGGAATTGAAAGTCTGTTAGACATTGCGAAGGAAACAAAAGACGCGTTTTTTCTTATAGTCGGCGGACGCGATGAGGATAACGCGCCGTATATTGAAGCCGCCCGGAAAAAGGCGCTTGACAACTTCGTAATGAAAGGTTTCGTTCCGCATACCGAAGTGCCCGCCTATCTGCTTGCTTCGGACCTGCTTGTGCTCCCGTACACCGAACACATAACCATAAAAGGCGGAATAAATGCCGCGGAGTTCACCTCGCCGATGAAACTTTTTGAGTATATGGCGGCGGGCAAACCCATAGTGGCGACAGCGATTCCCTCGGTTGCCGACATTCTAAAAGATGGAGAGAATTGCGTCATGACCGCTCCGGGAGACACGCGGGGATTTGGGCTCGCGGTTCGTCGCTGCCTTGACGATGAGGGATTTTCAGAGAAAATCGGGAGTGCGGCGCGACAAAAAGCCGGCGAGTATACATGGGAAGACAGGGTTTCGAAAATTCTTTTATTCGCTTCATCCGCAACGGAAAAAATTCAATGA
- a CDS encoding histidine--tRNA ligase, protein MSTTDIKSIRGFVDILPERSRVWSFLEETAARVFELYGFSQIRTPVLEFTDLYSRGVGETTDIVEKEMYSFTDKDGSEITLRPEGTAGVVRAFIENSLHNSPGAQKLWYSGEMFRHERPQKGRMRGFHQIGAEFFGSDAASEDCEIIAMLWHFFTEAGISDGLEIEINSMGTPDDRDTFKNALSQFLSPLQENLCDNCARRARKNPLRVFDCKNPDCAALIENAPVMSEFLSAENARHFEDVKERLTALSVPFVVNEKIVRGLDYYTRTVFEVKAAKGLGAQNAVAAGGRYDLLVEKFGGSPTPATGFAIGVERAALLLEGSKNESGKEAEVFVGWIGEVCFNSAFALCATLRGRGVKTRIEHSASGIKGQMKKADKSGARIMVIIGPDEMKKSVVKIRDMKTGDEKELPEKGAAEYISNSVKSGGNS, encoded by the coding sequence ATGTCTACAACCGATATTAAATCCATCAGGGGTTTCGTTGATATTTTACCGGAACGCTCCCGTGTATGGAGTTTTCTTGAAGAAACCGCCGCGCGGGTTTTTGAACTTTACGGATTTTCGCAAATCAGAACACCCGTTCTGGAATTTACCGACCTGTATTCAAGAGGCGTGGGCGAAACCACCGACATTGTTGAAAAAGAGATGTATTCGTTTACGGACAAAGACGGCTCCGAAATCACTTTACGCCCCGAAGGCACGGCCGGAGTCGTGAGGGCTTTTATTGAAAACTCTCTGCACAATTCTCCGGGCGCTCAAAAGCTGTGGTATTCGGGCGAAATGTTCAGGCACGAGAGGCCTCAGAAGGGCAGAATGAGAGGTTTTCACCAGATAGGAGCCGAGTTTTTCGGCTCAGACGCGGCTTCTGAGGATTGCGAAATCATTGCGATGCTGTGGCATTTTTTCACCGAAGCGGGAATCTCGGACGGGTTGGAGATTGAGATTAACTCCATGGGAACTCCTGATGACAGAGACACTTTCAAAAACGCTCTCTCGCAATTTCTGTCGCCTCTTCAGGAAAATCTGTGTGATAACTGCGCGAGAAGAGCGCGAAAGAATCCTCTCCGGGTGTTTGACTGCAAAAATCCTGACTGCGCCGCGCTGATAGAGAACGCTCCTGTGATGTCAGAGTTTCTCTCCGCTGAAAACGCGCGCCATTTTGAAGATGTAAAAGAGCGGCTTACCGCTCTTTCGGTGCCGTTTGTCGTGAATGAGAAAATCGTAAGAGGGCTTGATTACTACACGCGCACGGTTTTTGAGGTGAAGGCGGCGAAGGGGCTCGGCGCGCAGAACGCGGTCGCGGCGGGCGGTCGCTACGATTTGCTTGTTGAGAAATTTGGCGGCTCACCCACTCCGGCAACAGGGTTCGCAATCGGGGTTGAAAGGGCGGCTCTTCTGCTTGAAGGTTCAAAGAATGAGAGCGGGAAAGAAGCCGAAGTTTTTGTGGGCTGGATAGGAGAGGTCTGTTTTAACTCGGCGTTCGCGCTGTGCGCAACCTTGCGCGGACGCGGTGTGAAAACCCGCATTGAGCATTCCGCGTCCGGTATAAAGGGACAGATGAAAAAGGCGGACAAGTCGGGCGCGCGCATTATGGTGATAATAGGTCCCGATGAGATGAAGAAAAGCGTTGTGAAAATAAGGGATATGAAAACCGGAGACGAAAAGGAGCTTCCTGAAAAAGGCGCGGCGGAATATATTTCCAACTCCGTCAAATCCGGCGGAAACAGTTAA
- a CDS encoding MFS transporter gives MPLRNIHYGWIIVVAAFFLIFLDGLLLYTFGVFKPYLSESVRLSETAVASIFSLRCVTLAISMPLAGKLAEKYKPKYLIIAGGVIASSGVFLSAFADSIFELYIFYGVLVGLGDGAFYTLPVAIISRWFKKNRALAIGIATTGLPVSGLILSPLSAWLIHSFGLREAFFVTAAIVLVISLCGFILRKDPSEMGQSPIGGDSGAVESDPDAGSIRAMDAIRRRDFWILYFVFWAGFNTFLIVIINLYHFGRDSGLDSNAAINMGFFSLNTFKAAIPPALIGVGSIFGRIFFSGYVLRFVQEKRILLMCYILQSGTILFLLFFSDEWAFYLFGFLFGFFYSGWVPIFPTILGNLYGLKELGAIFGFFGSGFSLAALTGPITAGLIKDTFGGYEPMFWVAVCFCFLASAATFFVKSESTVAGGDN, from the coding sequence ATGCCTTTGAGAAACATTCATTACGGCTGGATTATCGTTGTTGCCGCGTTTTTTCTGATATTTCTAGACGGGCTTCTTCTTTACACCTTCGGGGTTTTTAAACCGTATTTGAGCGAATCCGTGCGCCTCAGCGAAACGGCGGTGGCGTCAATCTTTTCACTGCGTTGCGTTACGCTCGCCATTTCAATGCCGCTTGCGGGCAAACTCGCCGAAAAATACAAACCCAAATACCTGATTATCGCGGGCGGTGTAATCGCGTCAAGCGGTGTTTTTCTCTCAGCTTTTGCGGACAGCATATTTGAACTTTATATTTTCTACGGAGTTCTCGTGGGGCTCGGAGACGGCGCGTTCTACACGCTTCCCGTGGCGATAATCAGCAGGTGGTTCAAAAAGAACAGAGCGCTCGCGATAGGCATAGCGACAACGGGGCTTCCCGTGAGCGGGCTTATACTTTCGCCGCTCAGCGCGTGGTTGATTCATTCTTTTGGTCTGCGGGAGGCTTTTTTTGTTACCGCGGCCATAGTTCTGGTGATTTCGCTTTGCGGGTTTATTCTCAGAAAAGACCCCTCTGAAATGGGACAGAGTCCCATTGGCGGAGATTCCGGAGCCGTGGAATCTGATCCGGACGCCGGAAGCATCAGAGCGATGGACGCGATTCGCCGCAGAGATTTCTGGATACTGTATTTTGTTTTCTGGGCGGGGTTTAACACATTTTTGATTGTGATAATCAATCTTTATCATTTCGGCAGGGATTCGGGACTTGATTCAAACGCGGCAATCAACATGGGGTTCTTTTCGCTTAACACTTTCAAGGCGGCAATTCCGCCGGCTCTTATCGGTGTTGGCAGCATTTTCGGGCGCATATTTTTTTCGGGCTACGTATTGCGGTTTGTTCAGGAAAAAAGAATTCTGCTGATGTGCTACATACTTCAGTCCGGCACAATTCTGTTTCTTCTGTTTTTCAGCGATGAATGGGCGTTTTATCTGTTCGGTTTCCTGTTCGGTTTTTTCTACAGCGGTTGGGTGCCGATTTTCCCGACCATTCTTGGAAACCTTTACGGACTTAAAGAACTTGGAGCCATATTCGGTTTTTTCGGCAGCGGTTTTTCTCTTGCCGCCCTCACCGGACCTATAACGGCCGGTCTCATCAAGGACACATTTGGAGGATATGAGCCAATGTTCTGGGTGGCGGTGTGTTTCTGCTTTCTTGCGTCCGCAGCAACTTTTTTTGTGAAATCCGAGTCCACAGTGGCAGGGGGTGACAATTGA
- a CDS encoding twin-arginine translocase TatA/TatE family subunit — MFGIGMGEILLVCLVAIFFFGPDDFVKLARLAARGLREFRVFKHELKDSVEKTVNGSVSDDEKKRS; from the coding sequence ATGTTCGGCATAGGAATGGGGGAAATTCTGCTTGTGTGTCTGGTCGCCATTTTCTTTTTCGGTCCCGATGATTTTGTGAAACTTGCGCGCCTTGCCGCGAGGGGATTGCGGGAGTTCAGGGTTTTTAAGCATGAACTCAAAGACAGCGTGGAAAAAACCGTAAACGGTTCAGTTTCAGACGACGAGAAAAAGCGGAGTTGA